The genomic interval CCCAACGACGTGTACTCGGTGATCGAGTCGACGATGGCGAAAAACCCTGGCGTCTACCATCATCCGTCGCAGTACACCAACGAGAAGAACATCGAGGCGCACTATCACGGCACCGGCCGCGAGATCCACGAGGACCTCGCCCGCGACGGGGTGCACCGCGTCGACTATCTGGTCGGCGGGCTGGGCACCACCGGTTCCACCCGCGGCGCGGCGGCGTATCTGCGCAAGCACAATCCGGAGCTGGGGGCGCTGGCGGTGGTGTCGGAGCGGTCGGATTTCATTCCGGGTATCCGCTCGGAGACCGAGATGTGGGAGGTGGGGCTGTTCCGGCCCGACTTCTACGACCACATCCTGACCGTCGATTCCGGGCGCGCGATCGACGCCACGATGGAGCTGGCGACCGGATACGGCGTGCTGGCGGGGCCGACCAGCGGCGCCACCTACGCGGCGGCGCTGGAATTCCTGAACGCGCTGGATGTTTCGGCCACGGCCGAACCGGTGGTGGCGGTGATCATCGTGTGCGACCGGCTCGAACCGTATCTGTCCTACATCAAGAAGCGGCGTCCGGAGTTGTTCGGGCGCAGCGGTTCTCGCACGCGCCCGCCGACGGCCGCGGAGCTGGCCGAGGTGCCGGTGCTGTCGCCGGGCGCGCTGGCCGACCTCGACGCCACCGCGCGGCCGACGATCGTGGACACGCGCGGCGCGATGGCCTACCGAATCGGGCATGTGCCGGGCGCGTTGAACATTCGCGATGATCAGCTCGACGACATGCTGGGGCACGGAATGCCGTTCTCGCGGTCGCGCCCGGTGGTTTTCGTCTGCCCGGTCGGTGAGGTCTCGCGCCGATTCGCGGCCCTGGCCCGCCGCGCCGGTTTCGACGCGGCGAGCCTGGACGGCGGCATCGTGGCCTGGCGGGACGCGGGCCTGCCCCTGGAGTCCGCCCCACCACCCCGCTGACATCCCACCGACCCCACCCCCAGGCCACCGAGGTCCCATGAGTTCCCGCCACCCGCCCATAACCGTTCCCCGAGTGCCACACCACCGGGGCCATGAGGTCGCAGCGATGTCACATCACCGGGCTGTGCGGTCGCAACAGCTCATCCCACCTGGCCGTACGTTCCACGGTCCACATCAGCGGCCCGTGGGTTCCCCGCGTTCCCATCAGGGAGCGATGAGTTTTCTGCGTTTCCCATCAGGGGGCTGTGCGTTGCCGCGGTTCACAACACCCGGCTATGAGTCGCCGCGGTTCACATCACCGGGCTATGAGTTCCCGCGGTTCACATCACCGGGCTATGAGTTCCCGCGGTTCACATCACCGGGGCGGTTTCCGGTTCCTGGTGCTGGGTGGGTTTGCGGGTGCGTAGCAGGATCAGGCCCAGCAGGGCTGCGGCTACGGCGAAGGCGGCGCTGATCCATGAGCCGTAGTGCATGGCGGTGGTGAAGGCCGAGCGGGCCGGGTCGGTGAATCCGAGTTGCAGGGCGGCGCCGATGTTGTCGCGGGCGGCCGCGGGGAGTTCGGCGGGCATGTGGGAGGTGAACACGCCCGCCAGCACGCTGCCGAGCACGGCGATGCTCAGCGCCTGGCCGACCTGCTGCAGGGTGTCGTTCATGGCCGAGCCGACACCGGCGTGCTCGAGCGGGATGGCGCTCATGATCGAGGCGTAGGCCGAGGGCCCGGCCAGGCCGCCGCCGACACCCATCACCAGCATCGACACCAGCACCCACAGGTAGCTGTCGGCGTTGGCCAGTACCGCGAACGCCGCGCCCATCACCAGCAGGCCCGACACGATGAGCGTCTTGTTGCTCAGCTTCTTGCCCAGCGTGGCCCCCAGCCCGTTGCACACCGCGGCCGCGACCGCGTACGGCAGGAGCGCGAATCCGGCTT from Nocardia wallacei carries:
- a CDS encoding pyridoxal-phosphate dependent enzyme: MRYDHITELIGNTPLLRLDPAVHGLDNVQLYAKLESANPFGSVKDRVAWGMIRDELDDITARGQTLIEASSGNTAKALRILGALHGVGLRAVTNRIKVGEVRELLQLFGTEIEELPGLSECPDPTTPNDVYSVIESTMAKNPGVYHHPSQYTNEKNIEAHYHGTGREIHEDLARDGVHRVDYLVGGLGTTGSTRGAAAYLRKHNPELGALAVVSERSDFIPGIRSETEMWEVGLFRPDFYDHILTVDSGRAIDATMELATGYGVLAGPTSGATYAAALEFLNALDVSATAEPVVAVIIVCDRLEPYLSYIKKRRPELFGRSGSRTRPPTAAELAEVPVLSPGALADLDATARPTIVDTRGAMAYRIGHVPGALNIRDDQLDDMLGHGMPFSRSRPVVFVCPVGEVSRRFAALARRAGFDAASLDGGIVAWRDAGLPLESAPPPR